One segment of Panicum virgatum strain AP13 chromosome 1K, P.virgatum_v5, whole genome shotgun sequence DNA contains the following:
- the LOC120702998 gene encoding uncharacterized protein LOC120702998 isoform X1: MAAATEEEFTDAELEVATILCGLKKTLRARDRRRAQRLLAAPELPSWGRRRPRSMPEEKPAAPAPVLLPASGVAERDGAASPDTPLAYPESGGDDAPMEEEEDAKKPTSHDQWVQEQHGVVASLSQENAHLLTQIEEYRARLQSSRSTNESLKQLHKVKREEEEQEQARKRPRVAAQAPGAADPRAAAALGLDLNEPARAAEEDEQARAQAQAQAAAAAAFEYYRFVQRRAAMEKAAVSAGARRRRLEILRAKVACPLVSSRPRRAG; this comes from the exons atggcggcggcgacggaagaGGAGTTCACGGACGCGGAGCTGGAAGTGGCCACCATTCTGTGCGGCCTGAAGAAGACCCTGCGCGCGCGGGaccggcggcgggcgcagcgCCTCTTGGCGGCCCCGGAGCTCCCCTcgtgggggcgccgccggccgcggtcgATGCCGGAGGAGAagcccgccgcccctgctcccgtCCTCCTCCCCGCTTCCGGGGTCGCGGAGCGGGACGGCGCCGCCAGCCCGGACACGCCGCTCGCCTACCCGGAGAGCGGCGGGGACGACGCGccgatggaggaggaggaggacgccaaGAAGCCCACCTCGCACGACCAG TGGGTGCAGGAGCAGCACGGCGTGGTCGCGAGCTTGTCCCAGGAGAACGCGCATCTCCTCACG cagaTCGAGGAGTACAGAGCGCGGCTGCAGAGCTCGAGGAGCACGAACGAGAGCTTGAAGCAGCTGCACAAG GtgaagcgggaggaggaggagcaggagcaggcgcGGAAACGGccgcgggtggcggcgcaggcgccGGGCGCAGCGGATCcccgggctgcggcggcgctggggctgGACCTGAACgagccggcgcgggcggcggaggaggacgagcagGCGAGGGCGCAGGCCCAGGcccaggccgcggcggcggcggcctttgaGTACTACCGGTTCgtgcagcggcgggcggcgatggagaaggcggcggtgtcggcgggggcgcggcggcggcggctggagatCCTGCGGGCCAAGGTGGCCTGCCCGCTGGTGTCgagccggccgcggcgcgcggggtgA
- the LOC120702937 gene encoding peptidyl-prolyl cis-trans isomerase-like, producing MANPRVFFDMTIGGAPAGRIVMELYANEVPRTAENFRALCTGEKGVGKKGKPLHYKGSVFHRVIPDFMCQGGDFTDGNGTGGESIYGAKFADEKFVRKHTGPGVLSMANAGPNTNGSQFFVCTVPCPWLDGKHVVFGQVVEGLDVVKAIEKVGSRSGSTAKVVKIADCGQIP from the coding sequence ATGGCCAACCCGCGCGTGTTCTTCGACATGACCATCGGCGGCGCCCCCGCGGGGCGCATCGTGATGGAGCTGTACGCGAACGAGGTGCCCCGCACGGCGGAGAACTTTCGCGCGCTGTGCACGGGCGAGAAGGGCGTGGGCAAGAAGGGGAAGCCGCTCCACTACAAGGGCTCCGTCTTCCACCGCGTCATCCCCGACTTCATGTGCCAGGGCGGCGACTTCACCGACGGCaacggcaccggcggcgagtccATCTACGGCGCCAAGTTCGCCGACGAGAAGTTCGTGCGCAAGCACACGGGCCCCGGGGTGCTCTCCATGGCCAACGCCGGGCCCAACACCAACGGCTCCCAGTTCTTCGTCTGCACCGTGCCCTGCCCCTGGCTCGACGGCAAGCACGTCGTCTTCGGCCAGGTCGTCGAGGGGCTCGACGTCGTCAAGGCCATCGAGAAGGTCGGCTCCCGCAGCGGCTCCACCGCCAAGGTGGTCAAGATCGCCGACTGCGGCCAGATCCCCTAG
- the LOC120702680 gene encoding RNA N6-adenosine-methyltransferase mettl16-like isoform X1 has product MGGGRKRRRDGSEAPSIHPRNRYAAAAPDFAALAELYPSFRPYVSVSERGRASVDFTDFSATRELTRVLLLHDHGVNWWIPDGQLCPTVPNRSNYIHWIEDLLSSNLTPPISSSSGRVRGFDIGTGANCIYPLLGASLLGWSFVGSDVTDVALEWAKKNVENNPHLTELIEIRNANAASLSSESEAIVREPIRENVLEPVEDAAMQKPPVLVCVVKESESFDFCMCNPPFFESIEEAGLNPKTSCGGTAEEMVCPGGELAFVTHIIEDSVSLKNSFRWFTSMVGRKANLKLLMSKARKAGASVVKTTEFVQGQTARWGLAWSFIAPRNKVLRSTTPAKNHHSFMLQGLRREHGAFQVLKSIEAFFLASKLSCKIDTLSFSVDVTLSDEQTEAAILHGDDYAGSLEESSAKLQSVVKGVSFCITVFEQIPGTLLIKGSLLNKALSGTFSSLFSELEDALRMECLSKTR; this is encoded by the exons ATGGGGGGCGGACGGAAGCGGCGGCGAGACGGCTCGGAGGCGCCCTCCATCCACCCGCGGAAccgctacgccgccgccgcgccggactTCGCCGCGCTGGCGGAGCTCTACCCGTCATTCCGCCCCTACGTCTCCGTCTCCGAGCGCGGACGCGCGTCCGTCGACTTCACCGACTTCTCCGCCACGCGGGAGCTCACGCgcgtgctcctcctccacgaCCATGGCGTCAACTG GTGGATTCCAGATGGACAGCTTTGCCCTACTGTTCCAAACAGGTCCAACTACATTCACTGGATCGAGGATCTTCTCTCCTCAAATCTGACACCACCAATATCAAGCTCAAGTGGGAGGGTGAGGGGCTTTGACATAGGAACTGGTGCCAATTGCATCTACCCTCTCCTTGGAGCATCTTTATTGGGATGGAGCTTTGTTGGGTCTG ATGTGACTGATGTTGCTCTTGAGTGGGCTAAGAAGAATGTGGAGAACAACCCGCACCTAACAGAGCTAATTGAGATCAGAAATGCAAATGCAGCATCCTTATCCTCTGAATCTGAAGCTATTGTCAGGGAACCTATCAGGGAGAACGTTTTAGAGCCCGTGGAGGATGCAGCGATGCAAAAGCCACCTGTCCTTGTGTGTGTTGTAAAGGAGAGTGAGAGCTTTGACTTCTGTATGTGCAATCCTCCATTCTTTGAGAGCATAGAAGAAGCTGGTCTTAACCCAAAAACGTCATGTGGTGGGACAGCTGAAGAGATGGTTTGCCCTGGTGGTGAGTTGGCCTTTGTAACACATATTATTGAAGACAGTGTTTCCCTTAAGAACTCTTTCAG GTGGTTTACATCGATGGTTGGCAGAAAAGCAAACTTAAAGTTATTAATGTCAAAAGCTCGTAAAGCTGGGGCCTCAGTTGTGAAAACTACTGAATTCGTGCAAGGTCAAACAGCTAGATGGGGCCTTGCTTGGTCATTCATTGCTCCAAGAAATAAGGTCCTCAGATCTACTACTCCAGCAAAAAACCACCATTCGTTCATGCTTCAG GGCCTTCGACGTGAACATGGTGCATTCCAAGTTCTGAAGTCAATTGAGGCTTTTTTTCTAGCTTCTAAGCTATCATGCAAAATTGATACATTATCTTTTTCTGTTGAT GTCACGTTGTCAGATGAGCAGACTGAAGCTGCAATATTGCATGGTGATGATTATGCCGGATCTCTAGAAGAGAGCTCTGCAAAGTTACAAAGTGTTGTTAAGGGAGTATCCTTTTGTATTACA GTGTTTGAACAAATTCCTGGGACCCTCCTAATTAAAGGTTCATTATTGAATAAAGCATTATCAG GTACCTTCTCATCATTATTCTCTGAGCTGGAGGATGCGTTAAGGATGGAATGTCTCAGTAAGACGCGATAG
- the LOC120702680 gene encoding RNA N6-adenosine-methyltransferase mettl16-like isoform X2 — translation MGGGRKRRRDGSEAPSIHPRNRYAAAAPDFAALAELYPSFRPYVSVSERGRASVDFTDFSATRELTRVLLLHDHGVNWWIPDGQLCPTVPNRSNYIHWIEDLLSSNLTPPISSSSGRVRGFDIGTGANCIYPLLGASLLGWSFVGSDVTDVALEWAKKNVENNPHLTELIEIRNANAASLSSESEAIVREPIRENVLEPVEDAAMQKPPVLVCVVKESESFDFCMCNPPFFESIEEAGLNPKTSCGGTAEEMVCPGGELAFVTHIIEDSVSLKNSFRWFTSMVGRKANLKLLMSKARKAGASVVKTTEFVQGQTARWGLAWSFIAPRNKVLRSTTPAKNHHSFMLQVTLSDEQTEAAILHGDDYAGSLEESSAKLQSVVKGVSFCITVFEQIPGTLLIKGSLLNKALSGTFSSLFSELEDALRMECLSKTR, via the exons ATGGGGGGCGGACGGAAGCGGCGGCGAGACGGCTCGGAGGCGCCCTCCATCCACCCGCGGAAccgctacgccgccgccgcgccggactTCGCCGCGCTGGCGGAGCTCTACCCGTCATTCCGCCCCTACGTCTCCGTCTCCGAGCGCGGACGCGCGTCCGTCGACTTCACCGACTTCTCCGCCACGCGGGAGCTCACGCgcgtgctcctcctccacgaCCATGGCGTCAACTG GTGGATTCCAGATGGACAGCTTTGCCCTACTGTTCCAAACAGGTCCAACTACATTCACTGGATCGAGGATCTTCTCTCCTCAAATCTGACACCACCAATATCAAGCTCAAGTGGGAGGGTGAGGGGCTTTGACATAGGAACTGGTGCCAATTGCATCTACCCTCTCCTTGGAGCATCTTTATTGGGATGGAGCTTTGTTGGGTCTG ATGTGACTGATGTTGCTCTTGAGTGGGCTAAGAAGAATGTGGAGAACAACCCGCACCTAACAGAGCTAATTGAGATCAGAAATGCAAATGCAGCATCCTTATCCTCTGAATCTGAAGCTATTGTCAGGGAACCTATCAGGGAGAACGTTTTAGAGCCCGTGGAGGATGCAGCGATGCAAAAGCCACCTGTCCTTGTGTGTGTTGTAAAGGAGAGTGAGAGCTTTGACTTCTGTATGTGCAATCCTCCATTCTTTGAGAGCATAGAAGAAGCTGGTCTTAACCCAAAAACGTCATGTGGTGGGACAGCTGAAGAGATGGTTTGCCCTGGTGGTGAGTTGGCCTTTGTAACACATATTATTGAAGACAGTGTTTCCCTTAAGAACTCTTTCAG GTGGTTTACATCGATGGTTGGCAGAAAAGCAAACTTAAAGTTATTAATGTCAAAAGCTCGTAAAGCTGGGGCCTCAGTTGTGAAAACTACTGAATTCGTGCAAGGTCAAACAGCTAGATGGGGCCTTGCTTGGTCATTCATTGCTCCAAGAAATAAGGTCCTCAGATCTACTACTCCAGCAAAAAACCACCATTCGTTCATGCTTCAG GTCACGTTGTCAGATGAGCAGACTGAAGCTGCAATATTGCATGGTGATGATTATGCCGGATCTCTAGAAGAGAGCTCTGCAAAGTTACAAAGTGTTGTTAAGGGAGTATCCTTTTGTATTACA GTGTTTGAACAAATTCCTGGGACCCTCCTAATTAAAGGTTCATTATTGAATAAAGCATTATCAG GTACCTTCTCATCATTATTCTCTGAGCTGGAGGATGCGTTAAGGATGGAATGTCTCAGTAAGACGCGATAG
- the LOC120702998 gene encoding plectin-like isoform X2, with amino-acid sequence MAAATEEEFTDAELEVATILCGLKKTLRARDRRRAQRLLAAPELPSWGRRRPRSMPEEKPAAPAPVLLPASGVAERDGAASPDTPLAYPESGGDDAPMEEEEDAKKPTSHDQWVQEQHGVVASLSQENAHLLTIEEYRARLQSSRSTNESLKQLHKVKREEEEQEQARKRPRVAAQAPGAADPRAAAALGLDLNEPARAAEEDEQARAQAQAQAAAAAAFEYYRFVQRRAAMEKAAVSAGARRRRLEILRAKVACPLVSSRPRRAG; translated from the exons atggcggcggcgacggaagaGGAGTTCACGGACGCGGAGCTGGAAGTGGCCACCATTCTGTGCGGCCTGAAGAAGACCCTGCGCGCGCGGGaccggcggcgggcgcagcgCCTCTTGGCGGCCCCGGAGCTCCCCTcgtgggggcgccgccggccgcggtcgATGCCGGAGGAGAagcccgccgcccctgctcccgtCCTCCTCCCCGCTTCCGGGGTCGCGGAGCGGGACGGCGCCGCCAGCCCGGACACGCCGCTCGCCTACCCGGAGAGCGGCGGGGACGACGCGccgatggaggaggaggaggacgccaaGAAGCCCACCTCGCACGACCAG TGGGTGCAGGAGCAGCACGGCGTGGTCGCGAGCTTGTCCCAGGAGAACGCGCATCTCCTCACG aTCGAGGAGTACAGAGCGCGGCTGCAGAGCTCGAGGAGCACGAACGAGAGCTTGAAGCAGCTGCACAAG GtgaagcgggaggaggaggagcaggagcaggcgcGGAAACGGccgcgggtggcggcgcaggcgccGGGCGCAGCGGATCcccgggctgcggcggcgctggggctgGACCTGAACgagccggcgcgggcggcggaggaggacgagcagGCGAGGGCGCAGGCCCAGGcccaggccgcggcggcggcggcctttgaGTACTACCGGTTCgtgcagcggcgggcggcgatggagaaggcggcggtgtcggcgggggcgcggcggcggcggctggagatCCTGCGGGCCAAGGTGGCCTGCCCGCTGGTGTCgagccggccgcggcgcgcggggtgA
- the LOC120702680 gene encoding RNA N6-adenosine-methyltransferase mettl16-like isoform X3 produces MASTDGQLCPTVPNRSNYIHWIEDLLSSNLTPPISSSSGRVRGFDIGTGANCIYPLLGASLLGWSFVGSDVTDVALEWAKKNVENNPHLTELIEIRNANAASLSSESEAIVREPIRENVLEPVEDAAMQKPPVLVCVVKESESFDFCMCNPPFFESIEEAGLNPKTSCGGTAEEMVCPGGELAFVTHIIEDSVSLKNSFRWFTSMVGRKANLKLLMSKARKAGASVVKTTEFVQGQTARWGLAWSFIAPRNKVLRSTTPAKNHHSFMLQGLRREHGAFQVLKSIEAFFLASKLSCKIDTLSFSVDVTLSDEQTEAAILHGDDYAGSLEESSAKLQSVVKGVSFCITVFEQIPGTLLIKGSLLNKALSGTFSSLFSELEDALRMECLSKTR; encoded by the exons ATGGCGTCAACTG ATGGACAGCTTTGCCCTACTGTTCCAAACAGGTCCAACTACATTCACTGGATCGAGGATCTTCTCTCCTCAAATCTGACACCACCAATATCAAGCTCAAGTGGGAGGGTGAGGGGCTTTGACATAGGAACTGGTGCCAATTGCATCTACCCTCTCCTTGGAGCATCTTTATTGGGATGGAGCTTTGTTGGGTCTG ATGTGACTGATGTTGCTCTTGAGTGGGCTAAGAAGAATGTGGAGAACAACCCGCACCTAACAGAGCTAATTGAGATCAGAAATGCAAATGCAGCATCCTTATCCTCTGAATCTGAAGCTATTGTCAGGGAACCTATCAGGGAGAACGTTTTAGAGCCCGTGGAGGATGCAGCGATGCAAAAGCCACCTGTCCTTGTGTGTGTTGTAAAGGAGAGTGAGAGCTTTGACTTCTGTATGTGCAATCCTCCATTCTTTGAGAGCATAGAAGAAGCTGGTCTTAACCCAAAAACGTCATGTGGTGGGACAGCTGAAGAGATGGTTTGCCCTGGTGGTGAGTTGGCCTTTGTAACACATATTATTGAAGACAGTGTTTCCCTTAAGAACTCTTTCAG GTGGTTTACATCGATGGTTGGCAGAAAAGCAAACTTAAAGTTATTAATGTCAAAAGCTCGTAAAGCTGGGGCCTCAGTTGTGAAAACTACTGAATTCGTGCAAGGTCAAACAGCTAGATGGGGCCTTGCTTGGTCATTCATTGCTCCAAGAAATAAGGTCCTCAGATCTACTACTCCAGCAAAAAACCACCATTCGTTCATGCTTCAG GGCCTTCGACGTGAACATGGTGCATTCCAAGTTCTGAAGTCAATTGAGGCTTTTTTTCTAGCTTCTAAGCTATCATGCAAAATTGATACATTATCTTTTTCTGTTGAT GTCACGTTGTCAGATGAGCAGACTGAAGCTGCAATATTGCATGGTGATGATTATGCCGGATCTCTAGAAGAGAGCTCTGCAAAGTTACAAAGTGTTGTTAAGGGAGTATCCTTTTGTATTACA GTGTTTGAACAAATTCCTGGGACCCTCCTAATTAAAGGTTCATTATTGAATAAAGCATTATCAG GTACCTTCTCATCATTATTCTCTGAGCTGGAGGATGCGTTAAGGATGGAATGTCTCAGTAAGACGCGATAG
- the LOC120702998 gene encoding uncharacterized protein LOC120702998 isoform X3 yields the protein MAAATEEEFTDAELEVATILCGLKKTLRARDRRRAQRLLAAPELPSWGRRRPRSMPEEKPAAPAPVLLPASGVAERDGAASPDTPLAYPESGGDDAPMEEEEDAKKPTSHDQWVQEQHGVVASLSQENAHLLTVKREEEEQEQARKRPRVAAQAPGAADPRAAAALGLDLNEPARAAEEDEQARAQAQAQAAAAAAFEYYRFVQRRAAMEKAAVSAGARRRRLEILRAKVACPLVSSRPRRAG from the exons atggcggcggcgacggaagaGGAGTTCACGGACGCGGAGCTGGAAGTGGCCACCATTCTGTGCGGCCTGAAGAAGACCCTGCGCGCGCGGGaccggcggcgggcgcagcgCCTCTTGGCGGCCCCGGAGCTCCCCTcgtgggggcgccgccggccgcggtcgATGCCGGAGGAGAagcccgccgcccctgctcccgtCCTCCTCCCCGCTTCCGGGGTCGCGGAGCGGGACGGCGCCGCCAGCCCGGACACGCCGCTCGCCTACCCGGAGAGCGGCGGGGACGACGCGccgatggaggaggaggaggacgccaaGAAGCCCACCTCGCACGACCAG TGGGTGCAGGAGCAGCACGGCGTGGTCGCGAGCTTGTCCCAGGAGAACGCGCATCTCCTCACG GtgaagcgggaggaggaggagcaggagcaggcgcGGAAACGGccgcgggtggcggcgcaggcgccGGGCGCAGCGGATCcccgggctgcggcggcgctggggctgGACCTGAACgagccggcgcgggcggcggaggaggacgagcagGCGAGGGCGCAGGCCCAGGcccaggccgcggcggcggcggcctttgaGTACTACCGGTTCgtgcagcggcgggcggcgatggagaaggcggcggtgtcggcgggggcgcggcggcggcggctggagatCCTGCGGGCCAAGGTGGCCTGCCCGCTGGTGTCgagccggccgcggcgcgcggggtgA